In a single window of the Elaeis guineensis isolate ETL-2024a chromosome 8, EG11, whole genome shotgun sequence genome:
- the LOC105050224 gene encoding IRK-interacting protein isoform X1 produces the protein MASSTASQAQGIHRHDVQAAMAKAVELRALHAALLQGSGGSPAVPRLQPGASPSLSRGPDQCSADDYPVFTPSYEAETFPGYHYICPENRSLSEIWSGIVLEGEGKDDEAISSDNKSVNKFSSSNSEQHISSSNNYFSNRSPYINHMSLLQIASGADKSSSRRTSSEEFKTATTSNTCKPATINMESENDQKNHKNVTSTAPVPDTQPSIQLHTKQRGPILSWLFPKSKKKTKLEMSPNMIESVDTTHYLKDWGVFSLELLKKELLEANERRDAALAEVAEMKSSLGELVQKLASLETYCEELKKALKQAVQAKDTQVLDRPNLSKRTKSISSSRDNLIPVSHEVMVEGFLQIVSEARLSVKQLCKTLVHQIEETDGDLMEKLNLLLQPHHMTLSNKYSKGVLYHLEALINQSLYEDFENCVFQKNGSPKYLDPQQDSQENFSAFVALRNLSWNEVLQKGTKCYSEEFSKFCDQKMSGVISILNWLRPWPEPLLQSFFVAAKCIWLLHLLAFSFSPPLVILRVEENRSFDPLYMEDILFDRHRAQAPAQVKIMVMPGFYVHDRVLRCRVLCRYKSVA, from the exons ATGGCTTCTTCTACTGCTTCGCAGGCGCAGGGGATCCACAGGCATGACGTCCAGGCCGCGATGGCCAAGGCCGTCGAGCTCAGGGCCCTTCATGCGGCGCTGCTCCAGGGGAGCGGTGGCAGCCCTGCCGTCCCGAGGCTCCAGCCCGGCGCTTCCCCTTCTCTTTCCAGGGGTCCTGACCAATGCTCCGCCGACGATTACCCCGTCTTCACGCCG AGTTATGAAGCAGAAACCTTTCCTGGGTATCACTATATTTGTCCAGAGAACCGAAGCTTATCAGAAATCTGGAGTGGAATTGTGCTGGAAGGAGAAGGAAAAGATGATGAAGCAATTTCCTCTGATAATAaaagtgtaaataaattttcttccTCAAATAGTGAACAACATATTAGCTCTTCAAATAACTATTTCTCCAACAGAAGCCCATATATAAACCACATGTCCCTTCTGCAAATTGCTTCTGGAGCTGATAAATCTTCAAGTAGGAGAACCAGTTCAGAAGAGTTCAAAACCGCCACAACATCCAATACGTGTAAGCCTGCAACTATCAACATGGAATCTGAAAATGATCAAAAGAACCATAAGAATGTTACCAGCACAGCACCAGTGCCTGACACACAGCCATCCATACAGTTGCATACAAAGCAGAGAGGACCAATACTTTCATGGTTGTTTCCCAAATCTAAGAAGAAAACCAAGTTGGAGATGTCCCCAAACATGATAGAATCTGTGGACACAACCCACTATTTAAAAGATTGGGGGGTGTTTTCCCTTGAGTTATTGAAGAAAGAGCTGCTCGAGGCCAATGAGAGAAGGGATGCTGCATTGGCAGAAGTTGCAGAGATGAAATCCTCATTAGGAGAACTAGTACAGAAGCTAGCAAGCTTAGAAACATACTGTGAAGAGCTGAAGAAGGCTCTAAAACAGGCAGTACAAGCGAAGGACACTCAGGTTCTGGATAGGCCAAATTTGTCAAAGAGAACAAAATCCATCAGTAGCAGCAGAGACAATTTAATTCCTGTCAGTCATGAAGTAATGGTAGAAGGTTTCTTACAGATAGTATCTGAAGCAAGGCTTTCTGTGAAACAACTCTGCAAGACACTTGTCCACCAGATTGAAGAAACTGATGGTGATCTAATGGAGAAGCTAAACTTGCTCCTCCAACCTCATCATATGACATTAAGCAACAAATACTCGAAAGGAGTACTGTATCATTTGGAAGCTCTTATAAACCAGTCTCTATATGAGGACTTTGAGAACTGTGTGTTCCAGAAGAATGGATCACCAAAATATCTGGACCCTCAGCAAGATAGCCAGGAGAACTTCTCAGCTTTTGTTGCTCTACGGAACTTGAGCTGGAATGAGGTCTTGCAGAAGGGAACTAAGTGCTACAGTGAAGAATTCAGCAAGTTCTGTGATCAAAAAATGAGTGGCGTTATTTCTATACTGAATTGGTTGAGGCCATGGCCTGAACCGCTGCTTCAGTCATTCTTTGTTGCTGCCAAGTGCATTTGGTTGCTTCATCTGCTGGCTTTCTCCTTCAGCCCACCCCTGGTGATCTTGCGGGTTGAGGAGAACAGAAGTTTTGATCCCCTTTATATGGAGGATATCCTTTTTGATCGGCACAGAGCACAAGCTCCAGCTCAAGTCAAAATCATGGTAATGCCAGGATTCTATGTTCATGATAGGGTTCTCAGATGCAGAGTTCTGTGCAGGTACAAATCTGTAGCATAA
- the LOC105050224 gene encoding IRK-interacting protein isoform X2, whose amino-acid sequence MAKAVELRALHAALLQGSGGSPAVPRLQPGASPSLSRGPDQCSADDYPVFTPSYEAETFPGYHYICPENRSLSEIWSGIVLEGEGKDDEAISSDNKSVNKFSSSNSEQHISSSNNYFSNRSPYINHMSLLQIASGADKSSSRRTSSEEFKTATTSNTCKPATINMESENDQKNHKNVTSTAPVPDTQPSIQLHTKQRGPILSWLFPKSKKKTKLEMSPNMIESVDTTHYLKDWGVFSLELLKKELLEANERRDAALAEVAEMKSSLGELVQKLASLETYCEELKKALKQAVQAKDTQVLDRPNLSKRTKSISSSRDNLIPVSHEVMVEGFLQIVSEARLSVKQLCKTLVHQIEETDGDLMEKLNLLLQPHHMTLSNKYSKGVLYHLEALINQSLYEDFENCVFQKNGSPKYLDPQQDSQENFSAFVALRNLSWNEVLQKGTKCYSEEFSKFCDQKMSGVISILNWLRPWPEPLLQSFFVAAKCIWLLHLLAFSFSPPLVILRVEENRSFDPLYMEDILFDRHRAQAPAQVKIMVMPGFYVHDRVLRCRVLCRYKSVA is encoded by the exons ATGGCCAAGGCCGTCGAGCTCAGGGCCCTTCATGCGGCGCTGCTCCAGGGGAGCGGTGGCAGCCCTGCCGTCCCGAGGCTCCAGCCCGGCGCTTCCCCTTCTCTTTCCAGGGGTCCTGACCAATGCTCCGCCGACGATTACCCCGTCTTCACGCCG AGTTATGAAGCAGAAACCTTTCCTGGGTATCACTATATTTGTCCAGAGAACCGAAGCTTATCAGAAATCTGGAGTGGAATTGTGCTGGAAGGAGAAGGAAAAGATGATGAAGCAATTTCCTCTGATAATAaaagtgtaaataaattttcttccTCAAATAGTGAACAACATATTAGCTCTTCAAATAACTATTTCTCCAACAGAAGCCCATATATAAACCACATGTCCCTTCTGCAAATTGCTTCTGGAGCTGATAAATCTTCAAGTAGGAGAACCAGTTCAGAAGAGTTCAAAACCGCCACAACATCCAATACGTGTAAGCCTGCAACTATCAACATGGAATCTGAAAATGATCAAAAGAACCATAAGAATGTTACCAGCACAGCACCAGTGCCTGACACACAGCCATCCATACAGTTGCATACAAAGCAGAGAGGACCAATACTTTCATGGTTGTTTCCCAAATCTAAGAAGAAAACCAAGTTGGAGATGTCCCCAAACATGATAGAATCTGTGGACACAACCCACTATTTAAAAGATTGGGGGGTGTTTTCCCTTGAGTTATTGAAGAAAGAGCTGCTCGAGGCCAATGAGAGAAGGGATGCTGCATTGGCAGAAGTTGCAGAGATGAAATCCTCATTAGGAGAACTAGTACAGAAGCTAGCAAGCTTAGAAACATACTGTGAAGAGCTGAAGAAGGCTCTAAAACAGGCAGTACAAGCGAAGGACACTCAGGTTCTGGATAGGCCAAATTTGTCAAAGAGAACAAAATCCATCAGTAGCAGCAGAGACAATTTAATTCCTGTCAGTCATGAAGTAATGGTAGAAGGTTTCTTACAGATAGTATCTGAAGCAAGGCTTTCTGTGAAACAACTCTGCAAGACACTTGTCCACCAGATTGAAGAAACTGATGGTGATCTAATGGAGAAGCTAAACTTGCTCCTCCAACCTCATCATATGACATTAAGCAACAAATACTCGAAAGGAGTACTGTATCATTTGGAAGCTCTTATAAACCAGTCTCTATATGAGGACTTTGAGAACTGTGTGTTCCAGAAGAATGGATCACCAAAATATCTGGACCCTCAGCAAGATAGCCAGGAGAACTTCTCAGCTTTTGTTGCTCTACGGAACTTGAGCTGGAATGAGGTCTTGCAGAAGGGAACTAAGTGCTACAGTGAAGAATTCAGCAAGTTCTGTGATCAAAAAATGAGTGGCGTTATTTCTATACTGAATTGGTTGAGGCCATGGCCTGAACCGCTGCTTCAGTCATTCTTTGTTGCTGCCAAGTGCATTTGGTTGCTTCATCTGCTGGCTTTCTCCTTCAGCCCACCCCTGGTGATCTTGCGGGTTGAGGAGAACAGAAGTTTTGATCCCCTTTATATGGAGGATATCCTTTTTGATCGGCACAGAGCACAAGCTCCAGCTCAAGTCAAAATCATGGTAATGCCAGGATTCTATGTTCATGATAGGGTTCTCAGATGCAGAGTTCTGTGCAGGTACAAATCTGTAGCATAA
- the LOC105050225 gene encoding histone H3.2, translating into MARTKQTARKSTGGKAPRKQLATKAARKSAPATGGVKKPHRFRPGTVALREIRKYQKSTELLIRKLPFQRLVREIAQDFKTDLRFQSSAVSALQEAAEAYLVGLFEDTNLCAIHAKRVTIMPKDIQLARRIRGERA; encoded by the coding sequence ATGGCACGGACGAAGCAGACGGCGCGGAAGTCGACGGGCGGGAAAGCGCCGCGGAAGCAGCTTGCGACGAAGGCGGCCCGGAAGTCGGCGCCGGCGACGGGAGGTGTGAAGAAGCCGCACAGGTTCCGGCCAGGGACGGTGGCGCTGAGGGAGATCCGCAAGTACCAGAAGAGCACGGAGCTGCTCATTCGGAAACTTCCCTTCCAGCGCCTCGTCCGCGAGATTGCCCAGGACTTCAAGACCGACCTCCGCTTCCAGAGTTCCGCCGTCTCCGCCCTTCAGGAGGCCGCCGAGGCCTATTTGGTGGGTCTCTTTGAGGACACCAACCTCTGCGCCATCCACGCCAAGCGTGTCACCATCATGCCCAAGGACATACAGCTCGCCCGTCGCATCCGTGGCGAGCGCGCTTAG
- the LOC105050226 gene encoding uncharacterized protein: MDLPVVDLAPYLAIAGSRDPAAVNEELRELCAVVSRSLRDTGALLVKDPRCSAEDNDRFLDMMERYFERSEEFKRLQERPHLHYQVGVTPEGVEIPRSLVDKDMQEKIKMMPEEFQPFTPTGPDPKWRYMWRIGPRPANTRFQELNSEPVIPEGFSEWKETMDLWGFKMIAAIEVVAEMAAIGFGLSKDAFTSLMKQGPHLLAPTGSDLQHHGTEDTVFAGYHYDLNFLTIHGRSRFPGLNIWLRSGQKMEVKVPVGCLLIQTGKQLEWLTGGECLAGMHEVVVTKRTLEAIELARQQNHSLWRVSSTLFAHIASDATLKPLGHFAVAPEASKYPPICAGDFVEQELAVINLKGKKGSS; encoded by the exons ATGGACCTGCCTGTTGTGGATCTTGCCCCGTACCTGGCGATCGCCGGATCCCGCGATCCGGCGGCGGTGAACGAGGAGCTGAGGGAGCTATGCGCGGTAGTGAGCAGAAGCCTGAGGGACACTGGGGCTCTCCTGGTGAAGGACCCCCGCTGCTCCGCCGAGGACAACGATCGGTTCCTTGATATGATGGAGAGGTACTTCGAGCGATCCGAGGAATTCAAGCGCCTCCAAGAACGCCCCCACCTCCATTACCAG GTTGGTGTAACACCTGAAGGAGTGGAGATACCACGAAGTCTGGTGGATAAGGACatgcaagaaaaaataaaaatgatgccAGAGGAGTTTCAGCCTTTCACTCCTACAGGACCAGATCCTAAATGGCGATACATGTGGAGGATAGGTCCTCGACCAGCAAATACCCGCTTTCAG GAACTAAATTCTGAACCTGTCATACCAGAAGGGTTCTCTGAGTGGAAAGAAACCATGGACCTATGGGGATTCAAGATGATAGCTGCAATCGAG GTTGTTGCTGAGATGGCTGCAATTGGTTTTGGCTTGTCGAAGGATGCATTCACTTCTTTGATGAAACAG GGACCTCACCTCCTTGCTCCAACAGGAAGTGATCTTCAGCATCATGGAACTGAGGACACAGTATTTGCAGGATATCATTATGACCTCAATTTCTTAACTATACATGGCAGGAGCAGATTTCCTGGCCTCAATATCTGGTTGCGAAGTGGACAGAAAATGGAAGTGAAGGTCCCTGTTGGGTGCCTTCTCATTCAAACAGGAAAACAG CTAGAGTGGCTGACGGGGGGTGAGTGTTTAGCTGGAATGCATGAGGTTGTTGTGACTAAGAGGACGCTCGAAGCTATTGAACTGGCCCGACAGCAAAACCACAGCCTGTGGAGGGTCTCTTCAACA CTCTTCGCACATATCGCTTCTGATGCAACGCTAAAGCCACTAGGCCATTTTGCTGTGGCACCGGAAGCAAGCAAGTACCCTCCTATCTGTGCTGGAGATTTTGTCGAACAAGAGCTTGCAGTGATCAATCTCAAAGGCAAGAAAGGATCCTCGTAG